The Lentzea guizhouensis genome contains a region encoding:
- the glgX gene encoding glycogen debranching protein GlgX, translating into MRPWPGRPYPLGAGYDGVGTNFALFSEIAEYVELCLFDDDGTETRVRLPEVDGFVHHGYLLGVGPGQRYGYRVHGPYDPERGLRCNPNKLLIDPYAKAISNGLSWDEALYGYKFGSPDERNDADSAPFVSKSVVVNPFFDWTNDRSPRTPYNESVIYEAHVRGLTIDHPEIPPRLRGTYAGLAHPVMIDHLTRLGVTAVELMPVHQFVSDHTLQERRLSNYWGYNTIGFFAPHDGYAALPLNQVQEFKGMVRALHQAGIEVILDVVYNHTAEGNHLGPTLSMKGIDNLAYYRVMDDEPKFYMDYTGTGNSLNVRTPHTLQLIMDSLRYWVTEMHVDGFRFDLAATLAREFYDVDRLATFFEVVQQDPVVSQVKLIAEPWDVGPGGYQVGNFPPLWTEWNGKFRDTVRDFWRGEPATLGEFASRITGSSDLYQDDGRRPYASINFVTAHDGFTMNDLVSYNEKHNEANGEDNNDGESHNRSWNCGVEGPTDDEEVLALRSRQRRNLMATLLLSQGVPMILHGDEFARTQNGNNNAYCQDNEVSWVDWSLLEPHSELVEFTAALTKFRKQHPVFRRKRFFAGRPIRKGDELRDIAWFTPSGEEMTEQNWEDDFGKCIVVFLNGEGMPDLDTRGMRVVDDSFLMAFNAHHEDIQVTLPDSSYGPEWTVVVDTATGQVGGDGQKPIAAAGSLTLTARSLVVLERNG; encoded by the coding sequence GTGCGACCCTGGCCCGGCAGGCCGTATCCGCTTGGCGCCGGTTACGACGGCGTAGGAACGAATTTCGCCCTGTTCTCCGAAATCGCCGAGTACGTGGAGCTCTGCCTCTTCGACGACGACGGCACCGAGACACGTGTCCGGCTACCTGAGGTGGACGGTTTCGTCCACCACGGTTACCTGCTCGGCGTCGGCCCCGGCCAGCGGTACGGGTACCGCGTGCACGGGCCGTACGACCCGGAGCGGGGACTGCGCTGCAACCCGAACAAGCTGCTGATCGACCCGTACGCCAAGGCCATCTCGAACGGCCTGTCGTGGGACGAGGCGTTGTACGGGTACAAGTTCGGCAGCCCCGACGAGCGCAACGACGCGGACTCGGCACCGTTCGTGTCGAAGTCGGTGGTGGTGAACCCGTTCTTCGACTGGACGAACGACCGGTCGCCGCGGACGCCGTACAACGAGAGCGTCATCTACGAAGCGCACGTGCGGGGCCTGACGATCGACCACCCGGAGATCCCGCCGAGGCTGCGCGGCACGTACGCGGGGCTCGCGCACCCGGTGATGATCGACCACCTGACCCGCCTGGGGGTGACGGCGGTCGAGCTGATGCCGGTGCACCAGTTCGTCAGCGACCACACGTTGCAGGAGCGCCGGCTCAGCAACTACTGGGGCTACAACACGATCGGGTTCTTCGCGCCGCACGACGGCTACGCGGCGCTGCCGTTGAACCAGGTCCAGGAGTTCAAGGGCATGGTGCGGGCGCTGCACCAGGCCGGCATCGAGGTCATCCTCGACGTGGTCTACAACCACACCGCGGAGGGCAACCACCTCGGGCCGACGCTGTCGATGAAGGGCATCGACAACCTGGCCTACTACCGGGTGATGGACGACGAGCCCAAGTTCTACATGGACTACACGGGCACGGGTAACTCGTTGAACGTGCGGACGCCGCACACGCTGCAGCTGATCATGGACTCGCTGCGGTACTGGGTGACCGAGATGCACGTGGACGGGTTCCGGTTCGACCTCGCCGCGACGCTGGCGCGTGAGTTCTACGACGTCGACCGGCTGGCGACCTTCTTCGAAGTCGTGCAGCAGGACCCGGTGGTCTCCCAGGTCAAGCTGATCGCCGAGCCGTGGGACGTCGGCCCCGGCGGTTACCAGGTCGGCAACTTCCCTCCGTTGTGGACGGAGTGGAACGGCAAGTTCCGCGACACCGTGCGCGACTTCTGGCGCGGCGAGCCGGCCACGCTCGGTGAGTTCGCCTCGCGCATCACCGGCTCGTCCGACCTCTACCAGGACGACGGCCGCCGGCCCTATGCGTCGATCAACTTCGTCACCGCGCACGACGGCTTCACGATGAACGACCTGGTGTCGTACAACGAGAAGCACAACGAGGCCAACGGTGAGGACAACAACGACGGCGAGAGCCACAACCGGTCCTGGAACTGCGGGGTCGAGGGGCCGACCGACGACGAGGAAGTCCTCGCGCTGCGATCGCGGCAGCGGCGCAACCTGATGGCCACGCTGCTGTTGTCCCAAGGCGTGCCGATGATCCTGCACGGTGACGAGTTCGCGCGCACGCAGAACGGCAACAACAACGCCTACTGCCAGGACAACGAGGTCTCGTGGGTCGACTGGTCGCTGCTGGAGCCGCACTCCGAGCTGGTCGAGTTCACCGCGGCGCTCACGAAGTTCCGCAAGCAGCACCCGGTGTTCCGGCGCAAGCGGTTCTTCGCGGGCAGGCCGATCCGCAAGGGCGACGAGCTGCGCGACATCGCGTGGTTCACCCCGTCCGGCGAGGAGATGACCGAGCAGAACTGGGAGGACGACTTCGGCAAGTGCATCGTCGTCTTCCTCAACGGTGAAGGCATGCCCGACCTCGACACCCGCGGCATGCGGGTGGTCGACGACTCGTTCCTGATGGCGTTCAACGCACACCACGAGGACATCCAGGTGACGCTGCCCGACAGCTCGTACGGTCCGGAGTGGACGGTCGTGGTCGACACGGCGACCGGCCAGGTCGGCGGAGACGGCCAGAAACCGATCGCGGCCGCGGGCAGCCTCACGCTGACCGCGCGCTCGCTCGTCGTGCTGGAGAGGAACGGCTGA
- the treY gene encoding malto-oligosyltrehalose synthase, giving the protein MGAPYSTYRLQFTPDFTFTDAAHIADYLHRLGVHGLYASPLLEASQGSTHGYDVTDPTRTREEFGGKQAREALQDKLTELGIGLYVDIVPNHMAVPNPWWEDVLEKGQESRYARYFDIDWSSGKVLLPVLAEDADDEVHDHHVKVNWRRGNQELNYRRFFDITELAAIRVEDPEVFDATHHEVLRWGAEGLRIDHPDGLADPGAYFRQLRERFDGWIVVEKILGPDETLPQSWPVDGTTGYDALREICGVFIAPTDAFEPQGGQSSFYEVEHAARTQVADSILVAEVRRIARLVQGVPFEDACEAVAEVMVNFPVYRSYLPEGLEHWDAAVRSAKSPAVKALDEQVRADPHGELATRIQQTSGMVVAKGTEDTAFYRYTNFVALNEVGGSPDRFGMPVEEFHQRAAAREASWPRSMTTLTTHDTKRSEDVRARLAVLAEIPDEYLAFEEAMTAQHGLSEPSLNRLAWQSLLGAWPISEERLQQYLEKASREAKIKTSWVDRNAEFDAEVAAWPAKVLDLPEVAALAERIKVPGWSNSLGQKLVQLTAPGVPDIYQGTELWDFSLVDPDNRRPVDYELRRELLARIEDGWVPEIDDTGAAKLLVVHRALQAKARGFTGYRPLRAEGPAAGHVLAFQRGHVITVATRLPVTLAQKGWQDTVLPLPGAEWTDVISGRPATEDLAALLDRYPVALLVRGES; this is encoded by the coding sequence ATGGGGGCCCCGTACTCCACCTACCGCCTCCAGTTCACCCCCGACTTCACCTTCACCGACGCCGCGCACATCGCGGACTACCTGCACCGCCTCGGCGTGCACGGCCTCTACGCGTCGCCGCTGCTGGAGGCGAGCCAGGGGTCCACGCACGGCTACGACGTCACCGACCCGACCCGCACGCGGGAGGAGTTCGGCGGCAAGCAAGCCCGCGAGGCGTTGCAGGACAAGCTGACCGAGCTCGGCATCGGCCTGTACGTCGACATCGTGCCCAACCACATGGCCGTGCCGAACCCGTGGTGGGAGGACGTGCTGGAGAAGGGCCAGGAGTCGCGGTACGCCCGGTACTTCGACATCGACTGGTCCTCCGGCAAGGTGCTGCTGCCCGTGCTCGCCGAGGACGCCGACGACGAGGTGCACGACCACCACGTCAAGGTCAACTGGCGGCGCGGCAACCAGGAGCTCAACTACCGGCGGTTCTTCGACATCACCGAGCTCGCGGCGATCCGGGTCGAGGACCCCGAGGTGTTCGACGCGACCCACCACGAGGTGCTGCGCTGGGGAGCGGAGGGCCTGCGGATCGACCACCCGGACGGGCTGGCCGACCCCGGTGCCTACTTCCGGCAGCTGCGCGAGCGGTTCGACGGCTGGATCGTCGTCGAGAAGATCCTCGGACCGGACGAGACGCTGCCGCAGAGCTGGCCGGTCGACGGCACGACCGGCTACGACGCGCTGCGGGAGATCTGCGGCGTGTTCATCGCGCCGACCGACGCGTTCGAGCCCCAGGGCGGGCAGTCGAGCTTCTACGAGGTGGAGCACGCGGCCCGCACGCAGGTCGCCGACTCCATCCTGGTCGCCGAGGTGCGCCGGATCGCCCGGCTGGTCCAGGGCGTGCCGTTCGAGGACGCCTGCGAGGCCGTCGCCGAGGTGATGGTCAACTTCCCGGTCTACCGGTCGTACCTGCCGGAGGGCCTGGAGCACTGGGACGCGGCCGTGCGCAGCGCCAAGTCGCCCGCGGTCAAGGCGCTCGACGAGCAGGTGCGCGCCGACCCGCACGGCGAGCTGGCCACCCGGATCCAGCAGACGTCGGGCATGGTCGTCGCGAAGGGCACCGAGGACACCGCGTTCTACCGGTACACGAACTTCGTGGCGCTCAACGAGGTCGGCGGCTCACCGGACCGGTTCGGCATGCCGGTGGAGGAGTTCCACCAGCGCGCCGCCGCCCGGGAGGCCAGCTGGCCGCGGTCGATGACGACGCTGACCACGCACGACACCAAGCGGTCGGAGGACGTGCGGGCCCGGCTCGCCGTGCTGGCCGAGATCCCGGACGAGTACCTGGCGTTCGAGGAGGCCATGACCGCGCAGCACGGGCTCTCCGAGCCGTCGCTGAACCGGCTGGCCTGGCAGTCGCTGCTCGGCGCGTGGCCCATCAGCGAGGAGCGTCTGCAGCAGTACCTGGAGAAGGCGTCGCGCGAGGCGAAGATCAAGACCTCCTGGGTGGACCGCAACGCGGAGTTCGACGCCGAGGTGGCCGCGTGGCCCGCGAAGGTGCTGGACCTGCCCGAGGTCGCCGCGCTCGCCGAGCGGATCAAGGTGCCCGGCTGGTCGAACTCGCTGGGGCAGAAGCTGGTCCAGCTCACCGCGCCCGGCGTGCCGGACATCTACCAGGGCACCGAGCTGTGGGACTTCTCGCTGGTCGACCCGGACAACCGCAGGCCGGTCGACTACGAGCTGCGCCGGGAGCTGCTGGCCCGCATCGAGGACGGCTGGGTGCCGGAGATCGACGACACCGGCGCCGCCAAGCTGCTGGTGGTGCACCGGGCGTTGCAGGCGAAGGCCCGCGGCTTCACCGGCTACCGGCCGTTGCGTGCGGAAGGTCCCGCCGCCGGGCACGTGCTCGCGTTCCAGCGCGGGCACGTCATCACGGTCGCCACCCGGTTGCCCGTCACGCTGGCGCAGAAGGGCTGGCAGGACACGGTGCTGCCATTGCCGGGTGCGGAGTGGACCGACGTCATCAGCGGCCGGCCGGCCACCGAGGACCTGGCCGCGCTGCTCGACCGCTACCCGGTGGCTCTGCTGGTGCGGGGGGAATCGTGA
- the treZ gene encoding malto-oligosyltrehalose trehalohydrolase, with the protein MSFSVWAPKPESVHVRVDGADHEMKRDGDWWRSDAQGSDYAFVIDGTALPDPRSLWQPNGVHEASRVYEHTYEWQDGGWTGRALPGGVIYELHIGTFTPEGTFDAAIGKLDHLVDLGITFVEVMPVNSFDGVEGWGYDGVLWGAVHEPYGGPDGFKRFVDACHQRGLAVLLDVVYNHLGPSGAYLDRFGPYFAGSNEWGPGLNLDGPGSDEVRRYVLDNALQWLRDFHVDGLRLDAVHALVDRRAVHLLEELAVEVDALSAAVGRPLTLIAESDLNDARLVTAREGGGTGLHAQWSDDLHHCLHVALTGETFGYYEDFAAPGAVKNTLEKVFFHAGTWSSFREKHHGKPVDTALVPGHRFLAYTQNHDQVGNRATGDRLSATVPTGKLLCAAAIVLCSPYTPMIFMGEEWAASTPWQFFASFPDPELAEAVRTGRRREFSRHGWGESDVPDPMSPQTVENSRLRWDEVAEGDHAEVYETYRALIRLRRSRPELADPRLDRFVVEEDGECLVLHRGRTRVVVNLGTTPVPLPHGDVLLTSSANPSSLSPDSFAVVALT; encoded by the coding sequence GTGAGCTTTTCCGTGTGGGCGCCCAAGCCCGAGTCGGTGCACGTCCGGGTCGACGGTGCCGACCACGAGATGAAGCGTGACGGCGACTGGTGGCGTTCGGACGCGCAGGGCTCCGACTACGCGTTCGTCATCGACGGCACGGCGTTGCCGGACCCGCGTTCGCTGTGGCAGCCCAACGGTGTGCACGAGGCGTCACGCGTCTACGAGCACACCTATGAGTGGCAGGACGGCGGCTGGACCGGGCGCGCGTTGCCCGGCGGGGTGATCTACGAGCTGCACATCGGCACGTTCACGCCGGAGGGCACGTTCGACGCGGCGATCGGCAAGCTCGACCACCTGGTGGACCTCGGCATCACGTTCGTCGAGGTCATGCCCGTCAACAGCTTCGACGGCGTCGAGGGCTGGGGCTACGACGGCGTGCTGTGGGGCGCGGTGCACGAGCCCTACGGCGGCCCGGACGGCTTCAAGCGGTTCGTCGACGCCTGCCACCAGCGCGGCCTGGCCGTGCTGCTGGACGTCGTCTACAACCACCTCGGCCCGTCCGGCGCCTACCTCGACCGGTTCGGCCCGTACTTCGCGGGCAGCAACGAGTGGGGTCCCGGCCTGAACCTGGACGGACCCGGCTCGGACGAGGTCCGCCGGTACGTGCTCGACAACGCCCTGCAGTGGCTGCGCGACTTCCACGTCGACGGGCTGCGGCTCGACGCGGTGCACGCGCTGGTCGACCGGCGGGCGGTGCACCTGCTGGAGGAGCTCGCGGTCGAGGTGGACGCGCTGTCGGCGGCGGTCGGCAGGCCGTTGACGCTGATCGCCGAGTCGGACCTGAACGACGCCAGGCTCGTGACGGCGCGGGAGGGCGGCGGCACCGGCCTGCACGCGCAGTGGTCGGACGACCTGCACCACTGCCTGCACGTCGCACTGACGGGTGAGACCTTCGGTTACTACGAGGACTTCGCGGCACCCGGTGCGGTGAAGAACACGCTGGAGAAGGTGTTCTTCCACGCCGGCACCTGGTCGTCGTTCCGGGAGAAGCACCACGGCAAGCCGGTCGACACGGCGCTGGTGCCCGGCCACCGGTTCCTCGCCTACACCCAGAACCACGACCAGGTCGGCAACCGCGCGACCGGTGACCGGTTGTCCGCGACCGTGCCCACCGGGAAGCTGTTGTGCGCGGCGGCGATCGTGCTGTGCTCGCCCTACACGCCCATGATCTTCATGGGGGAGGAGTGGGCGGCCTCCACGCCCTGGCAGTTCTTCGCGTCCTTCCCGGACCCGGAGCTCGCCGAGGCGGTCAGGACCGGGCGGCGCAGGGAGTTCTCCCGGCACGGCTGGGGCGAGTCCGACGTCCCCGACCCGATGTCACCGCAGACCGTGGAGAACTCGCGGCTCAGGTGGGACGAGGTCGCTGAGGGGGACCACGCGGAGGTGTACGAGACCTATCGCGCGCTGATCCGGTTGCGCCGCTCCCGCCCCGAGCTGGCGGATCCGCGGCTGGACAGGTTCGTGGTGGAGGAGGACGGGGAGTGCCTCGTGCTGCACCGCGGACGAACCCGCGTGGTGGTGAACCTCGGCACGACCCCCGTCCCGCTGCCTCACGGGGACGTGCTGCTGACCTCCTCGGCCAACCCGTCGTCGCTGTCCCCGGACTCGTTCGCCGTGGTCGCGTTGACGTGA
- a CDS encoding ANTAR domain-containing protein produces MSSARITALEAEVAGLRKALASRTVIGQATGLIAARKPCTPQQAFQLLVHISQHHNIKLHVAADRLVAAFVHSHLGRPVNPADQVLWDHVNATTANESGDSDDGLAEEVSSTSP; encoded by the coding sequence GTGTCGTCCGCGAGAATCACCGCCCTCGAGGCCGAGGTGGCAGGGCTGCGCAAGGCTCTGGCATCGAGGACCGTCATCGGGCAGGCCACCGGCCTGATCGCCGCACGCAAACCCTGCACACCCCAGCAGGCGTTCCAGCTGCTGGTGCACATTTCGCAGCACCACAACATCAAGCTGCACGTCGCCGCCGACCGGCTGGTGGCGGCGTTCGTGCACTCCCACCTCGGCCGGCCGGTGAACCCGGCCGACCAGGTGTTGTGGGATCACGTCAACGCGACCACGGCGAACGAGTCCGGGGACAGCGACGACGGGTTGGCCGAGGAGGTCAGCAGCACGTCCCCGTGA
- a CDS encoding CsbD family protein: protein MGADEKFENKAEELKGRAKAAVGDATDNEQWQAEGRAEQAKGALKQAGEKVKDAFRSDK, encoded by the coding sequence ATGGGTGCCGACGAGAAGTTCGAGAACAAGGCCGAGGAGCTCAAGGGCCGCGCCAAGGCTGCGGTCGGTGACGCCACGGACAACGAGCAGTGGCAGGCCGAGGGCCGCGCGGAGCAAGCCAAGGGCGCTCTGAAGCAGGCCGGCGAGAAGGTCAAGGATGCCTTCCGCTCGGACAAGTAA
- a CDS encoding UdgX family uracil-DNA binding protein (This protein belongs to the uracil DNA glycosylase superfamily, members of which act in excision repair of DNA. However, it belongs more specifically to UdgX branch, whose founding member was found to bind uracil in DNA (where it does not belong), without cleaving it, appears to promote DNA repair by a pathway involving RecA, rather than base excision.), giving the protein MPSARTSNDTTSAAQFVPEGKGWAALRSAAADCRGCELYRDAHQVVFGEGPVKARMMMVGEQPGDREDVEGHVFVGPAGRLLDKALGAAGISRPDVYLTNAVKHFRFTTRGKRRIHQTPRRSEVVACFPWLREELRVVKPDLVVCLGAVAAKALLGPSFKLTENRGRVVESDGLRVGVTVHPSAVVRAENFTEAFDAFVADLKVLKKAL; this is encoded by the coding sequence ATGCCTTCCGCTCGGACAAGTAACGACACCACGTCCGCCGCCCAGTTCGTCCCCGAGGGGAAGGGCTGGGCGGCGTTGCGTTCTGCGGCCGCCGACTGCCGCGGGTGTGAGCTGTACCGCGACGCCCACCAGGTGGTGTTCGGCGAGGGCCCGGTGAAGGCCAGGATGATGATGGTCGGCGAGCAGCCTGGTGACCGCGAGGACGTCGAGGGCCACGTGTTCGTCGGCCCGGCGGGCCGGTTGCTGGACAAGGCCTTGGGCGCTGCCGGGATCTCCCGCCCCGACGTCTACCTGACGAACGCGGTGAAGCACTTCAGGTTCACCACGCGCGGCAAGCGCAGGATCCACCAGACGCCACGCCGCTCCGAGGTCGTGGCGTGCTTCCCGTGGCTGCGCGAGGAGCTGCGGGTCGTGAAGCCGGACCTGGTGGTGTGCCTGGGTGCGGTGGCCGCCAAGGCGTTGCTGGGGCCGTCGTTCAAGCTCACCGAGAACCGGGGCCGGGTGGTGGAGTCCGACGGGCTGCGGGTCGGCGTCACCGTGCACCCGTCGGCGGTGGTGCGGGCGGAGAACTTCACCGAGGCGTTCGACGCGTTCGTCGCCGATCTCAAGGTCCTGAAGAAGGCGCTGTAG
- a CDS encoding helix-turn-helix domain-containing protein, with amino-acid sequence MVRIPLSSLQRERGRRLGQLLRDARGQESMVEIAARAGLSAETVRKIETGRAPTPSFFTIAALAGALGISLDAINELLTPQKSA; translated from the coding sequence ATGGTGCGCATCCCCTTGAGTTCGCTGCAGCGGGAGCGGGGCAGGCGGCTCGGGCAGCTGCTGCGCGACGCGCGCGGCCAGGAGAGCATGGTCGAGATCGCGGCCAGGGCGGGGTTGTCCGCCGAGACCGTGCGGAAGATCGAGACCGGTCGTGCTCCCACGCCGTCGTTCTTCACCATCGCCGCGCTGGCGGGGGCGCTGGGGATCTCGCTGGACGCGATCAACGAGCTGCTGACGCCGCAGAAGTCGGCCTAG
- a CDS encoding amino acid permease has product MTHLRERHLTMIALGGVIGAGLFVGTGAGIAIAGPAIIISFALAGILALLVMRMLGEMAAEHPSGGAFSVHAEKAIGPWAGFTVGWTYWSAVVVVLAVEATGAAKIASGWLPSVPQWVWVLVFMSVLTAVNLTSVRNFGEFEFWFAGLKVAAIVVFLLLGGAAILGLLPAVDPPGLANLRDFLPNGWGGVVAGLMAVVFAFGGLEVVTIAAADAENPRQAIGKAVRTSITRLLVFYLGSMAVVVTLLPWNDSQVGASPYVAVLDKIGIPGAAQIMNVVIFVALLSAINATLYGAARMLSSLAERGEAPKSLLDRRNGVPRNAVLASVAFGFVSVLLNYLWPDTVFLLLLNAVGSALLVVWGFIAVSQLRMRRTIANPAVPMWGHPYLSWLALAGIVAIIGLMLADEQARGQILSTGVLVAVIAAVGAGRSAVRRRSRAQA; this is encoded by the coding sequence GTGACTCACCTGCGTGAACGCCACCTGACCATGATCGCGCTGGGCGGCGTGATCGGCGCCGGTCTCTTCGTCGGGACAGGCGCCGGCATCGCCATCGCCGGACCGGCCATCATCATCTCGTTCGCGCTGGCCGGAATCCTCGCGCTGCTGGTGATGCGCATGCTCGGAGAAATGGCGGCCGAGCACCCCAGCGGCGGCGCGTTCTCGGTGCACGCGGAGAAGGCGATCGGGCCGTGGGCCGGGTTCACCGTCGGCTGGACCTACTGGTCGGCGGTCGTCGTGGTGCTCGCGGTCGAGGCGACCGGGGCGGCCAAGATCGCGTCCGGGTGGCTGCCGTCCGTGCCGCAGTGGGTGTGGGTGCTGGTCTTCATGTCGGTGCTGACCGCCGTGAACCTGACCAGCGTGCGCAACTTCGGCGAGTTCGAGTTCTGGTTCGCCGGCTTGAAGGTGGCCGCGATCGTGGTCTTCCTGCTGCTCGGCGGTGCCGCGATCCTCGGGCTGCTGCCGGCCGTCGACCCGCCGGGGCTCGCGAACCTGCGCGACTTCCTGCCGAACGGCTGGGGCGGGGTCGTCGCGGGCCTGATGGCGGTGGTGTTCGCGTTCGGCGGCCTGGAGGTCGTCACGATCGCCGCCGCCGACGCCGAGAACCCGAGGCAGGCCATCGGGAAGGCCGTCCGCACGTCGATCACCCGGCTGCTGGTGTTCTACCTCGGCTCGATGGCTGTCGTGGTGACCCTGTTGCCCTGGAACGACTCCCAGGTCGGCGCGAGCCCGTACGTGGCGGTGCTGGACAAGATCGGCATCCCCGGCGCCGCGCAGATCATGAACGTCGTCATCTTCGTGGCCCTGCTCAGCGCCATCAACGCCACCCTCTACGGCGCCGCCCGCATGCTGTCCTCGCTCGCCGAGCGAGGTGAGGCCCCGAAGTCGTTGCTGGACCGCAGGAACGGCGTGCCGCGCAACGCCGTGCTGGCATCGGTGGCGTTCGGGTTCGTCTCGGTGCTGCTCAACTACCTGTGGCCGGACACGGTGTTCCTGCTGCTGCTGAACGCGGTCGGCTCGGCGCTGCTGGTGGTGTGGGGCTTCATCGCGGTCTCACAGCTGCGGATGCGCCGCACGATCGCGAACCCGGCCGTGCCGATGTGGGGCCACCCGTACCTGTCGTGGCTCGCGCTCGCCGGGATCGTGGCGATCATCGGGCTGATGCTGGCCGACGAGCAGGCCCGCGGCCAGATCCTGTCGACGGGCGTGCTGGTCGCCGTGATCGCGGCGGTCGGGGCCGGCAGGTCGGCGGTGCGCCGCCGCAGTCGTGCCCAGGCCTGA
- a CDS encoding zinc-binding dehydrogenase, which translates to MRAVRVHEFGGPEVLVEEEVPDLTAGPGEVVVGVEAADVIFLDTLLRKGWGGEYFPTHPPYVPGGGGAGRVLSVGAGVDPAWVGRHVIARGSGGYAEQMVFPADEIVAVPESLGAPEAAAVVHDGVTALTLLRRVEITENDWVLVAAATGGAGSLLVQLARDAGALVVAAARGERKLALARELGAQVTVDYSLDGWQDRVLDATDGVAVAFDGAGGPLGRAVFETVRAGGRFVTYGTSDGFADIDPELAKQREVHVDNALADGPPAPAVVRELLAEALALTAAGRIRPVIGATYPLAQAEKAHRSLEERTTLGKSLLLL; encoded by the coding sequence ATGCGTGCGGTGCGTGTGCACGAGTTCGGTGGGCCCGAGGTGCTCGTCGAGGAGGAGGTGCCCGACCTGACCGCCGGGCCGGGTGAGGTCGTGGTCGGGGTCGAGGCGGCCGACGTGATCTTCCTGGACACGTTGCTGCGCAAGGGCTGGGGCGGCGAGTACTTCCCCACGCACCCGCCGTACGTGCCCGGCGGAGGCGGCGCCGGACGGGTGCTGTCGGTCGGCGCCGGCGTGGACCCGGCCTGGGTCGGCCGGCACGTCATCGCCCGCGGCTCCGGCGGGTACGCGGAGCAGATGGTGTTCCCGGCCGACGAGATCGTCGCGGTGCCGGAAAGTCTCGGCGCACCGGAGGCGGCGGCGGTGGTGCACGACGGCGTCACCGCGCTCACCCTGCTGCGACGGGTGGAGATCACGGAGAACGACTGGGTGCTGGTCGCGGCGGCGACGGGTGGCGCGGGCTCACTGCTCGTGCAGCTGGCCCGCGACGCCGGTGCGCTGGTCGTCGCCGCGGCCCGGGGTGAGCGCAAGCTCGCACTCGCCAGGGAGCTCGGCGCGCAGGTGACCGTCGACTACTCGCTCGACGGGTGGCAGGACCGCGTGCTCGACGCCACCGACGGGGTGGCCGTGGCGTTCGACGGCGCGGGCGGGCCGCTCGGGAGGGCCGTGTTCGAGACCGTGCGCGCAGGCGGGCGCTTCGTCACCTACGGCACGTCGGACGGGTTCGCCGACATCGACCCCGAGCTGGCGAAGCAGCGCGAGGTGCACGTGGACAACGCGTTGGCGGACGGCCCACCCGCTCCTGCCGTCGTGCGCGAGCTCCTCGCGGAAGCACTCGCGCTCACGGCCGCAGGGCGGATCCGCCCGGTCATCGGTGCGACGTACCCGTTGGCACAGGCCGAGAAGGCGCACCGATCACTGGAGGAACGCACCACGCTCGGCAAGTCGCTCCTGCTGCTCTAA
- a CDS encoding class I SAM-dependent methyltransferase produces MDLSPLAVPHTLAHLTPLLPPAPARILEAGCGRGALAAALTELGHQVTGVDRNAEMAAAARERGVDVIHADVLDVTGEYDVVLFTRSLHHADDLDAIVTHAASLLKPGGRIVVEEFGWERVDQAAAEFAYDNAALLVAAGLLDTETPETDPLGTWTGNHDRLHRGTTMLAALASAGELTTVDTPMLWRMVDGRGGRWLDPGRAPAVLAALRAAEQRRITAGTLPRAGIVASALISS; encoded by the coding sequence ATGGATCTTTCTCCCCTGGCCGTGCCGCACACCCTCGCCCACCTGACCCCGCTGCTGCCGCCGGCCCCCGCGCGGATCCTGGAGGCCGGCTGTGGTCGTGGTGCACTCGCCGCCGCGCTCACCGAGCTGGGCCACCAGGTCACCGGCGTCGACCGCAACGCCGAGATGGCCGCGGCCGCACGGGAACGCGGTGTGGACGTCATCCACGCCGACGTCCTCGACGTCACCGGTGAGTACGACGTCGTGCTGTTCACCCGTTCGCTGCACCACGCCGACGACCTGGACGCGATCGTCACGCACGCCGCATCCCTGCTCAAACCGGGCGGCCGGATCGTCGTCGAGGAGTTCGGCTGGGAACGCGTCGACCAGGCCGCCGCCGAGTTCGCCTACGACAACGCCGCCCTGCTCGTCGCCGCCGGTCTGCTCGACACCGAGACGCCGGAGACCGACCCGCTCGGCACGTGGACCGGGAACCACGACCGGCTGCACCGCGGCACCACCATGCTCGCCGCGCTGGCCTCCGCCGGTGAACTGACCACTGTGGACACGCCGATGCTGTGGCGGATGGTCGACGGCCGCGGCGGCAGGTGGCTCGACCCCGGCCGCGCTCCCGCCGTCCTCGCCGCTCTGCGCGCGGCCGAACAGCGCCGCATCACCGCGGGCACCCTCCCGCGGGCAGGTATCGTCGCCAGCGCCTTGATCTCCAGTTAA